The DNA segment AATCACCAAGAAGTTGTTAACTTTTGCGCCAACAACTACTTAGGCCTAGCTAACCACCCAGAACTGATCAAAGCCGCACAGCAAGGCTTAGACAGCCACGGCTTTGGTATGGCGTCGGTCCGTTTTATTTGTGGCACCCAAGACATCCACAAACAACTCGAAGCCAGCCTGAGTGAGTTCCTCGGCATGGAGGACACGATTCTGTATTCTTCTTGCTTCGACGCCAACGCAGGTCTATTCGAAACCCTGTTAGATGCCGAAGATGCGATTATCTCCGACGCCTTAAACCATGCCTCTATTATCGATGGCGTGCGTTTATGTAAGGCTAAACGTTTCCGTTACGCCAACAACGATATGGCGGATTTAGAGACGCAATTGATCGCCGCAAAAGCAGCTGGCGCGCGCAATATTCTGATCGCCACCGACGGCGTATTCTCAATGGATGGCGTCATCGCCAACCTGCAAGGCGTGTGTGATTTAGCCGATAAATACGGCGCAGTCATGGTTGACGACTCACATGCCGTGGGCTTTGTCGGCCTAAACGGCCGTGGTTCACACGAACACTGTGGCGTGATGGGCCGTGTCGATATTATCACCGGCACCCTAGGCAAGGCCTTAGGTGGCGCATCGGGCGGTTTCACTTCAGGCAAAAAAGAAGTCATCGACTGGTTACGTCAACGCCTCTCGCCCTTACCTATTCTCTAACTCATTGGCGCCTTCAATTGTAACTGCCTCTATCCATGTATTAGAGATGCTCAAATCGGGCCAAGCACTGCGTGAAGCGGTATGGGAAAACAGCCGTTACTTCCGCGAAAAAATGTCAGCGGCAGGCTTTACCTTAGGCGGTGCAGACCATGCGATTATCCCTGTGATGATTGGCGATGCCAAACTGGCGAGCGATTTCGCTAACCGTTTATTAGCAGAACATATTTACGTTATCGGCTTCTCATTCCCTGTGGTGCCTAAGGGACAAGCCCGTATTCGTACTCAAATGTCGGCGGCCCACACCCGTGAGCAACTCGACAAAGCGATTGAAGCCTTTACCCGTATCGCTAAAGAAATGGCGATTATTTAGGACCCTACAAAATGAAAGCACTAAGCAAGTTAAAAGCCGAAAAAGGCATTTGGTTAGTCGATGCGCCTAAGCCTGAAATGGGCCACAACGATCTGCTGATCAAGATTAAAAAGACCGCCATTTGTGGCACCGACATGCACATCTACAACTGGGACGAATGGTCACAAAAAACCATTCCTGTGCCTATGGTGGTAGGTCACGAGTATGTGGGTGAAGTGGTTGATATCGGTCAAGAAGTGCGTGGCTTTAAAATTGGTGACCGCGTTTCTGGCGAAGGCCATATCACCTGTGGCCACTGCCGTAACTGCCGCGCGGGTCGCACCCATTTATGCCGTAACACCTCGGGTGTGGGTGTAAACCGTGAAGGTTCATTTGCCGAATACTTAGTGATCCCAGCCTTTAACGCCTTCAAAATTCCCGATGATATCAGCGATGATTTAGCCTCAATCTTCGACCCATTCGGTAACGCAGTACACACTGCGCTGTCATTCGATTTAGTGGGCGAAGACGTGTTAATCACTGGCGCTGGCCCAATCGGTATTATGGCTGCGGCCGTGTGTCGCCACGTTGGTGCTCGCCATGTGGTCATTACCGACGTTAACGAATACCGCTTAGAGCTGGCGCGTAAAATGGGCGCCACTCGCGCCGTTAACGTGGCTCAGGAAAGTCTGAAAGACGTGATGAAAGAACTCGGCATGACCGAAGGCTTCGACGTGGGTCTGGAAATGTCAGGCGTACCTTCGGCCTTCCACGCCATGTTAGATACCATGAACCACGGTGGCAAAATCGCGATGCTCGGTATCCCGGGTGGCGAAATGGCGATTGATTGGAGCAAAGTGATCTTCAAGGGTCTGGTCATCAAAGGCATTTACGGCCGTGAAATGTTCGAAACCTGGTACAAGATGGCAAGCTTGATCCAATCTGGCTTAGACATTTCGCCTATCATCACGCACCACTACAAGATTGATGATTTCCAAAAAGGCTTCGACGCTATGGGCTCGGGCCAATCCGGTAAAGTCATCCTCAGCTGGGATTAATTCTCTTAGCTATGCCAATCACGGGGCTGTACGCATACGGCCCCATGTTGCACATCTATCCATCGCTTATCCCTTTTCTGTTATTTCAGGTTTTATTATGTTATGTCTTCTTTAAACACCTCAGCGTGAATCAATTAGTGCAAATGACCGAGTCAAAGTCAGTGCAAATCGTCGATATTCGCGATGGTCACAGCTTTAACAACGGCCACATTGATGGCGCATTTAATTTGAATAACGAGAATCTGGCGCACTTTATCGGCCAAGCGGATATGGACAGTCCTTTAGTGGTGGTTTGCTACCATGGCATCATCAGCCAAAATGCGCGCAATACCTGTGGCTGAGCTTTGATGATCATCTATAATAAGATGGTGGCTTTAGCGCTTGGCATGAGGCCAATGCATGATAGAAATTGGCAGACTCCCCAACAGCAGAGCCGCGCAGGCCTTTGTCGATTACCTTAAAGGTGAACAGATAGACTGCCAAATTCAGCCATTGCCACAGGGAGTCGCTATTCTGGTTATCCGCGATCAAGATGCCGAGCAAGCCCGTAAAGAGTTCGCCCATTTTATCGCTCATCCTTACGATAACAAATACTTACAAGCCTCATGGGAGCATGGTGATACTCATACTAAGCTCGACTATGGCGCCCCTTCTTTACAGCTTTTTGCGCAATTTATCACAGGTGCTGGCCCAGTCACTCTTATCATCTTCGGCCTCTGTGTACTGATTTATGCCGCGATGAATTTAGGCTTCGGCGGCCCGGTCTATGAAACTCTCTCCTATTTCGGTGCGGTGCCTGACACCAGTTTCAGTCAATTCTGGCGTGTGTTTACCCCGAGCCTGATGCATTTTTCGGCCATGCATATCATCTTCAACTTACTCTGGTGGTGGTATTTGGGTGGCAAAATCGAGACTCGCATGAGCCTGGCCCACTGTTAATCCTGCTGGTCTGGTCGCAGGTACTTTACCCAATGTCGTCCAATACTATGTTAGCGGCCCCAACTTTGGCGGGCTGTCGGGCGTAGTATATGCCGTCGCAGGTTACACATGGGTCATGGGGATCCGCAAACCCGCGGCAGGGATAGGTTTACCGCCCTCCTACATGGGATTTATGTTGATTTGGTTAGTGTTGGGCTTTACGGATTTCTTAGGTGTGTCAGTGGCGAATGGCGCCCATATTGGCGGATTACTGATAGGTCTAGCCCAAGGCTGGTTCGATAGTCGCAGTAAAGCCAGTCGCTAATCCAACGCGCTTTCTTCCACGCTCGATTAAAAAGCAGGGTAAGCCCAAAGATTTACCCTGCCGCATTTAGGCGCCGTTACTTGGCCAGATCTAACACTTTGGCGACCAGCTTCTCGATACCGGAGTGCGCCTCGGCAATGTTCCCCGCCAGCATATAAGCGGGCGTGCTGACAATCTTATTCGCCTCATCCACCACGATATCATGCACAGTCGCCGCCTGATGATGGCCGCCCATCAGATTAAAGGCTGCGACTGTATCCACATCATTACCGATAGTGCCCTTAGCGCCGTGTCCATATAAGCGCGGGATCATCATAGGCGCGATACAAATAAAGCCGACGGGCTTTTTCGCCAGAATAAATTCATTAATAAAATCAGTCACGAGTGGATTCACTTCACACTCACTGCCATTGGTGGCGAAGTTACACAGATTTTTCGCCGCCCCAAACCCGCCAGGGATAACCAGTGCATCGAAATCGGTAATATCGAGTTCGGTGGTTGCTTTTACTTCGCCACGGGCGATGCGTGCCGATTCAACCAGCACATTACGTGTCGCGGTCTTGTCTACCTCACCAGTGAAGTGATTAACAACATGCATCTGATTGATATTAGGAGCAAAACACTGATATTGAGCCCCCGCTTTCGACAGAGATAATAACGTTAAAACCGATTCATGGATCTCTGTTCCATCGAAAACACCGCACCCACTGAGCAATACTGCGATTTTTTTCATTATAAATATCCTTCTTATGTCATTTGGTTTTAACAAACTGTAAACAAAATGGTTGATCTGCTTAAAAATCGTGCTAACTTAGTTCGTCGAATCTAAGGGCCGGTGAAATTTAAGCCAGCTTTTAGGTATTTTACGGAGTCAAGAAGAAATCCACAAATCAGGAAGATTTTTCAAGAAACAGTATTGAACTCACACAAATATTTTAAAAACATAAAAATCAACAACTTAAAAATATCGCACCAAGCCGTAAACATCGCCATTATTCACAGTTGACTTTTTCACTCACAGAGTTATCCACAGGCCGTGAGTCAATTTGCCGTGGCTGAAATACCGTATCTGTGGCATGCTTACCGCCATCTAAGTCATCGATAAACGAAAATTACTTATGCCGACCATAGCCAATAACCCACTTGTCCTTGTGGATGGATCTTCTTATTTATATCGCGCCTATTATGCGCCTCCTCACCTGACAAACTCAAAGGGCGAAGCTACTGGTGCTGTTTATGGCGTAGTGAATATGCTCCGCAGCTTATTAAGCCGTTATCAACCTAGCCATATTGCTGTGGTGTTCGACGCTAAGGGCAAAACCTTCCGCAATGACTTATATGAAGAATACAAAGCACATCGCCCACCTATGCCGGATGACCTGCGTTCACAAATTGAACCACTACACCGTATTATCCGCGCCTTAGGCTTGCCCTTAATCTCCATTCCGGGTGTTGAAGCGGACGATGTTATCGGCACTATCGCTCGCCAAGCGAGCCGCGAAAACCGCGCTGTACTCATCAGCACTGGCGATAAAGATATGGCGCAGCTGGTTGATGAAAATATTACGCTGATCAATACCATGACAGATACCATCATGGGCCCAGAAGAGGTTGCGGCTAAATATGGTGTTGGCCCAGACAGAATTATCGATTTCTTGGCACTGATGGGTGATAAGGCAGATAACATTCCCGGTTTACCCGGTGTAGGCGAAAAAACCGCATTAGCCATGCTCACAGGGGCGGGCAGTGTCGCCAATTTGCTTGCAGAGCCCGAAAAAGTCACCGAATTAGGCTTTCGGGGCGCAAAAACCATGGCGGCGAAAATCATCGACAATGCCGACATGCTAAAACTGTCCTATGAGCTGGCCACCATTAAAACCGATGTTGAGCTCGAACAAGATTGGCATGAACTCGAAGCCAAACCCGCAGACAGGGATGAGCTGATCAAATGCTATGGCGAAATGGAATTTAAACGCTGGCTTGCCGAAGTCTTAGACAATAAGGCGCCAACGACGGTCACTGCAAAAGTCGAAACGGCCGAAACCCAAGAAGAATCAACGCCCAGCGTCACGATTGAAACCCAATATGATACGATTCTGACCGAAGCTCAACTCGATGAGTGGATTGCCAAACTCATACAGGCGCCATTAATGGCCGTTGATACCGAGACCACCAGCCTCGACTATATGGTTGCGGAATTGGTTGGCCTGTCCTTTGCCGTTGAAGCCGGTAAAGCCGCCTATCTGCCCTTAGCCCACGATTATGTTGGCGCGCCTGCGCAATTAGATAAGCAGACTGCCCTCGAAAAGCTGCGCCCGCTACTCGAAGATGCCAAGATCAAAAAAGTCGGTCAAAACCTGAAATATGATATCAGCGTATTGGCCAACGCCGGCATCACACTCCAAGGCGTGGTATTCGATACTATGCTCGAATCCTATGTATTTAACTCGGTCGCATCACGCCATGATATGGATGGGCTGGCGCTTAAATACCTAGGCCATAAAAATATCGCCTTCGAAGATATCGCAGGTAAAGGCGCTAAACAGCTGACTTTCAACCAAATTCCACTCGAAACAGCAGCGCCCTATGCGGCGGAAGATGCCGATATTACCCTGCGTCTTCATCAACATTTGTAGGCAAGACTCGAAAAAGAAACCGAATTAGCCTCGGTCTTTACCGATATTGAACTGCCGCTGATCCAAATTCTGTCCGATATTGAGCGCCAAGGCGTGTTTATCGATAGTATGTTGCTCGGCCAACAGAGTGATGAACTGGCGCGTAAAATCGATGAGTTAGAAACAAAAGCTTATGATATTGCTGGTGAAAAATTCAATTTAAGTTCACCAAAGCAACTGCAAGTGCTGTTTTTTGAAAAGCTGGGTTATCCGGTCATCAAAAAAACCCCTAAGGGCGCACCGTCTACCGCGGAAGAAGTACTGGTCGAGTTGGCACTGGATTTCCCTCTGCCCAAAGTAATCCTTGAACATAGAAGCCTGACCAAGCTAAAGAGTACTTACACCGATAAACTCCCCTTAATGGTGAACGCGAAAACCGGCCGGGTACATACAAGCTACCATCAGGCCAACGCCGCAACAGGGCGTTTGTCCTCGAGCGAACCTAACCTACAGAATATTCCTATCCGCACCGAGGAAGGCCGCCGTATTCGCCAAGCCTTTATTGCACCGCAGGGACGTAAGATTTTAGCCGCCGACTATTCGCAGATTGAACTAAGGATCATGGCGCATTTATCCCAAGATGCAGGCTTACTCAAAGCCTTCGCCGAAGGTAAAGACATTCACAGAGCCACCGCCGCCGAAGTATTTGGCACCGACTTTGACAGCGTAACCTCGGAGCAGCGTCGCCGCGCCAAAGCCGTTAACTTTGGCCTTATCTACGGTATGTCCGCCTTTGGATTGGCGCGTCAGCTCGACATTCCCCGTAATGAAGCGCAAACCTATATCGACACTTACTTCGCCCGCTATCCAGGCGTATTAAGGTATATGGAAGAAACGCGAGCCAGTGCAGCAGAGCTAGGCTATGTCTCAACGCTATTTGGTCGCCGTTTGTATTTACCCGAAATTCGCGACCGTAATGCAATGCGACGCCAAGCAGCAGAAAGGGCCGCGATTAACGCCCCAATGCAAGGCACCGCCGCGGATATCATTAAAAAAGCCATGATCAGCATTGCCAATTGGATTAAAACCGATACCCAAGGTGAAATCGCCATGATCATGCAAGTCCACGACGAATTAGTGTTCGAAGTCGATGCCGATAAAGCCGAAACTCTCAAGCTCAAGGTGTGTGAGCTCATGGCCAAAGCGGCCAATCTGGACGTGGAACTTCTGGCGGAAGCCGGTATTGGTGATAACTGGGATCAAGCCCACTAGCATTCAAACTCTAGACTTTAGCTTCTAACATTGAGTTTTACCCAAACAAGGCTCGTCCGTTATCGGATGAGCCTTTATATTTGGTTCGACTTTTAGGCACCGCTAAACTCGACGTTGCAAAGAACAACATAACGAGAAGTTGCTTACGCAGGCGAAAACCTTAATGGCTAAGCCGCCTCAAGAGCGGGAAACAGCATTTGACTCTCCGTACAATGCTCTCAGTCACCAAATGCAATCCTCCACCTCAATTCTCGATGCTTCAACGCCGCCATAACTACAACCTTCTATCCGCGTGACAATCCACGCAAGCCTAAACAATCGTTCGCTGATGGATACAACCAAGAACAATCACCAAAATAGAGTAAAAACATTAAATCTGAAAAATTGATCAATTCTGTACTAAAAGTACGGTAAATTTTGCTATGTCAGTGGCTTAAATGCTTTTTGTGAAAATATTAGATCAAACACAGCTGTTTTTTTCACCTAAAACTTGAGATCTACCGCACATAATTATCACTTTTTCAAAAAAACTGTTTTCCATTTAGAGATAAATAGCGTATTATTCTCTGCGTAGGGTACAGAGGTTAAGATGTTCTATCTTTCAGACCTTTATTTCACTTATAGTGACGAGCCAAATTCTGGCGCCCCAGCAACTTGTTTGCTGGGGCTTTTTTTTGCTCTTTTTTCGGCCCAGGGATGATTTCAACAAAGGCGAGTAAATTTTAGAGTATTTACTTTAATAAAAGGTAAATTCGATGTATGCTGTCTTCATTGAGAACCATTGAAGGTAATTTGATGGTGCTTGAGTCTTGTTGAATTTAGCTTCTCCCCAAAAGAGCTAAAATTTTGGCCGGTGACTAATGTTATCGGCTATTTTTTTGCCACAAAACTTGTGGGGTGAAATCGATGTTTTATAAGGGAATATAACGGGATATCGCAGGGGAAGATGGCCGAATGCACTCAAGGCATCCGGCCATAAAGCAAAAGACTTACTCGGCGTCGCCTTGGTTTTCTAACTCATCAGCCAACCATTGCGGATGGCACCATTCATTTAAGATACTCAGCACTTTAGGTTTGCCCGTGCCCTTGAGCGCAGAAAAAGGCTCAACCTGTACCCAATCACCAAATTCAACCAACGCTTTACGCACTTCGTTTACGGTTTTCATCTTCGCGCTTTGCGCCAATTTATCGGACTTAGTCAGTAATGCGAGTACCGGAATTTCACTCGCAACCGCCCATTCGATCATCTGCATATCCAGATCTTTCAACGGATGACGAATATCCATCAATACCACAACGCCACTTAAGCATGCACGCTTCTGCAAATATTCGCCGAGGGATTGTTGCCATTTTAATTTCATCGCCAAAGGCACTTGAGCAAAACCATAACCCGGTAAATCGACTAATCGGCGCTGCGCATCGAGTTCAAATACGTTGATCAGCTGAGTGCGACCTGGCGTTTTACTGGTACGCGCTAAGTTTTTCTGCTCAGTTAATGCATTGAGTGCACTTGATTTTCCGGCATTGGAGCGACCAGCAAAAGCAATCTCAACACCAACGTCGCCGGGCAGATATTGATCCAAATGTGCAATGTCAGGTGCACTGATTAAAAACTTCGCCCTGCGAAAATCTATATGAGATTCAGTCACTATTTACTCCAATATATTTACTGCGCAATACCATAATTTATGAAGAATTGCTTACTTTTCCACGTTTTCGTGTAAAATATTACCCCGATCACATTAAACATATTTTACCACGCTTGCGGGTCACCCTAGTAAGCTCAGGATAATAATCTTAACCAGAAGTTGGAACGCCATGAAAAAGTTAGCTCTTGCGCTGTCTGTTGTAGTTGCCGCCATATCTTCACCTGCGATTGCTGAAGGTAATGCTGAAGCGGGAAAAACTAAAGTTATCGTTTGTTCTGCCTGTCACGGCATGGACGGTAACAGTATGATCGATATGTACCCTAAGCTTGCGGGCCAACACGCCACATACCTCCAAAAGCAACTACATGATTTCCGTAGTGCGGCGCAATCTGGCGGTAAAGATGGTCGTATGGATCCTATCATGAGTGGTATGGCAATGCCTCTAAGCGATCAAGATATTCTTGATATCAGCGCTTATTTCTCTAGCCAAGCAATCCAAGTTGCTGAGGCGAAAGATGTTCCTGAGCTAGGTTCAAAACTTTACAAAGGTGGCGATGTATCACGCGGCATCACAGCTTGTATGGCATGTCACGGTCCAGATGGTAAAGGTGCTGAGTCAGCAGGTTTCCCAGCATTAGCCGGTCAACACGCAAACTACATCAAGATCCAACTGACTAAGTTCCGTGATGCGGGTCGCCACAATGATCTCAACGGCATGATGCAAGATGTCGCGAAAAAGTTAAGCGACAGTGATATCGAAGCATTATCTAAATATATTGCTAGCCTGAAATAGGTTTTAGCGATGAAAAAGGGTGCATAGTCACCCTTTTTTACCACCACAAAGTTTACGTTAACGTAAACTGATGAAGATTCGTGCTTGACATAGATCACAGATTTGGGTTTAATAAGCCCCGTACCGAGATAAACCCATCTGTTTGTACAAATAAATTAATAATAACTTGCAGATTTCGGTATAATTAACATTCAAGATATAAGAATAAAGACTCTCAATAACAATAATATAACTAAGACCACTCTCTAATAATAATAAGAGCAGTGATTTCGCCTTGAAATCCCGGTCAGTACATTTTTGTAAGGGATGGCCGATAACGCCAATTTGCGATAAGCAAATCGCCTTACACTCAGGGTAACTTGCCCCATCAGGACACAGTTTGAATGATTCAAACTGTAGCAAAGGAAGCTAATAGCTTTGGATGCACTGGCTGGAAGCTTGTTATCACTGGAAGGTACTTCAAGCAACATGGATGGTTAACTTAACGTCATTGATGACGCTGTAATAAAGATGTGTCTTGAGACCATCTACGGAAACTGTGGTCTGGATGGCGACAGAAACTAATTAAGTGTCTGGAAGACCGATAACTAAAATGATGCAGGGAAAGCAGTAAAAAAAAGAAGGATACCGACCGGGAAAGTCGCATAGCAAGTAAGGATACTTGGAATCAGAATAGGGTGCAAAATGCACCGTTTGTAAGGCGGCAGTCTAACTGCCGCCTTTTTTCTTTGTTTTTCTTTGTGATAATCCACCGGCATACATCCAGCTCCGAAAGTGCACTTCCGCAATATAATTGTTACAATCAAGACCTTAATACTTTTCTAGTTGACTCAATGCGCAGATGTCCCCTTTGTCATAGCACGCAAACACTGTTGCTCCTTCAGGACAAGAAACGGTGTTTTTATGTTTGCCAGACATGCGGACTCACCTTTGCTGACGCAAATAGCCATCTTCCTCCCGCGGCAGAAAAGCAGCGTTATGGCCGTTCGCGGATTGCCGCCAAGCAGCGCCAACTGTCGCAATTTATTTTACCGCTACTGACACAAATACAATTGCAGCAAAAGGGTAGCCTCACGGGCTTAAATTTTGGCCGCGTGTTAGATCAAACCAGTCTGGCGACCATTGAATCGGCGGGACACACTTTCAAGCAGTATGATCCTTTCTTCGCGCCAGACCACGAAACGCTTAAGCAAGAGTATGATTTTATTTGCTGCTACCGAGTTTTTGAGCATTTTCAGCATCCCAGCAGAGAATGGAGTCTACTGACCCGTTTACTCAAATCGGGTGGCTGGTTAGCGATTAGCACACCCTTATTAATTGATTTAGAAGGCTTTGCTAAATGGCATTATAAAAACAATCTCACTCACGTGAGTTTTTACCAAAGACAAACCTTTGAATACCTAGCGAGTAATAGCGATTTTGAACTATTATTTGCCGCGAAAGACCTCGTTTTGATGCAAAAAACATCATAATCTGGTATAACAGCCGACCGAATTTAGTACCGAGTCGATCCCGTATCGGCTAGGCCACACGTTGTAAACAATTGAGAAAATCATGTCTCGTAGCAAGAAAACACGCAAGGGCGGCGAGAATAGCCCTAAATTACAGCCAAGAGTGAAAAAGCAGGATCGTGCAGAAGTCACTGGCAAGCGCGCCGAAAAGGGCAATAAGTCTGGCAGTCGTCATAATGAAGCAATGATCAATGCTCAAGCACCACAGAAAAAGGCTGCGCAGAGCAAAGATCCTCGCCATGGCAGCAAAAAGCCTGTGGCATTGGCTTTACCAACTGCAACAGAAAAGCCTGCCACACCAAAGGTTAAGCAACCTAAGCTAACCGACGAGCAAAAACTGCTGAAACTGGAAGAAGATCCAAGACTGAACCAGTTGCTCGATATGCTGGAAGAAGGCCGTAACCTAAGCAATGACGACCAACAGTGGTTAGATCAGCAGCTGAACAAGATTGAAGCCCTGATGATCAAGCTGGGTATCAGCGATGAGCTAGAAGATGAAGCGCCAGCGAAATCTAAAGCCGATTCAGATGATGACCTGTTCGATCGCTTTGAATCCGGTGCCGAACTGCTAAAAGATTATCAAGATAAGTTTTAAATCTTAGAATATGCATAAAAACAAAGCGCTCAGCCTTTGTTTTTATGCAGTCTAAACAAGGAGTTTACGTGTCTACCACTCTTATCCTGCTTGGTTTTATCATCATTGTTGCCCTCAGTAGCTACGCCACCTTCTTACTCCTCAAACTCAAGCAACAGAAACAACGCCAACAGGCGCTCACTGCCGAGCGTGAAGCGGCGGCTAACGCGAAACGCGCCCAAGTACTAGAAGATATTCGTTATATCGCCACCGCCATGATTGATGACCGCTGCGAAATCTCTGAAGGCGTGGTGAGAATTGGCCGTTTATTTGAAATTTTATCCTTAAGCGAGCGGGTTGCGCCTGAGTTCCCGGCATTCTTCCAACACTTTGAGCTGATTAAAGATCACCCGATTATGGAAGCTCGCCAAGCCCTGCCGAAGCAAGAACGTATGAAGCTCGATTTTGTCCGCATGAAATCTGAAGCTGAACTGGCCGAAGGCATTACCGCCGACGCCAAAAAGCTCTCCA comes from the Shewanella mangrovisoli genome and includes:
- the elbB gene encoding isoprenoid biosynthesis glyoxalase ElbB → MKKIAVLLSGCGVFDGTEIHESVLTLLSLSKAGAQYQCFAPNINQMHVVNHFTGEVDKTATRNVLVESARIARGEVKATTELDITDFDALVIPGGFGAAKNLCNFATNGSECEVNPLVTDFINEFILAKKPVGFICIAPMMIPRLYGHGAKGTIGNDVDTVAAFNLMGGHHQAATVHDIVVDEANKIVSTPAYMLAGNIAEAHSGIEKLVAKVLDLAK
- the tdh gene encoding L-threonine 3-dehydrogenase, whose translation is MKALSKLKAEKGIWLVDAPKPEMGHNDLLIKIKKTAICGTDMHIYNWDEWSQKTIPVPMVVGHEYVGEVVDIGQEVRGFKIGDRVSGEGHITCGHCRNCRAGRTHLCRNTSGVGVNREGSFAEYLVIPAFNAFKIPDDISDDLASIFDPFGNAVHTALSFDLVGEDVLITGAGPIGIMAAAVCRHVGARHVVITDVNEYRLELARKMGATRAVNVAQESLKDVMKELGMTEGFDVGLEMSGVPSAFHAMLDTMNHGGKIAMLGIPGGEMAIDWSKVIFKGLVIKGIYGREMFETWYKMASLIQSGLDISPIITHHYKIDDFQKGFDAMGSGQSGKVILSWD
- a CDS encoding class I SAM-dependent methyltransferase, with protein sequence MRRCPLCHSTQTLLLLQDKKRCFYVCQTCGLTFADANSHLPPAAEKQRYGRSRIAAKQRQLSQFILPLLTQIQLQQKGSLTGLNFGRVLDQTSLATIESAGHTFKQYDPFFAPDHETLKQEYDFICCYRVFEHFQHPSREWSLLTRLLKSGGWLAISTPLLIDLEGFAKWHYKNNLTHVSFYQRQTFEYLASNSDFELLFAAKDLVLMQKTS
- a CDS encoding c-type cytochrome, with the protein product MKKLALALSVVVAAISSPAIAEGNAEAGKTKVIVCSACHGMDGNSMIDMYPKLAGQHATYLQKQLHDFRSAAQSGGKDGRMDPIMSGMAMPLSDQDILDISAYFSSQAIQVAEAKDVPELGSKLYKGGDVSRGITACMACHGPDGKGAESAGFPALAGQHANYIKIQLTKFRDAGRHNDLNGMMQDVAKKLSDSDIEALSKYIASLK
- the yihA gene encoding ribosome biogenesis GTP-binding protein YihA/YsxC produces the protein MTESHIDFRRAKFLISAPDIAHLDQYLPGDVGVEIAFAGRSNAGKSSALNALTEQKNLARTSKTPGRTQLINVFELDAQRRLVDLPGYGFAQVPLAMKLKWQQSLGEYLQKRACLSGVVVLMDIRHPLKDLDMQMIEWAVASEIPVLALLTKSDKLAQSAKMKTVNEVRKALVEFGDWVQVEPFSALKGTGKPKVLSILNEWCHPQWLADELENQGDAE
- the yihI gene encoding Der GTPase-activating protein YihI — translated: MSRSKKTRKGGENSPKLQPRVKKQDRAEVTGKRAEKGNKSGSRHNEAMINAQAPQKKAAQSKDPRHGSKKPVALALPTATEKPATPKVKQPKLTDEQKLLKLEEDPRLNQLLDMLEEGRNLSNDDQQWLDQQLNKIEALMIKLGISDELEDEAPAKSKADSDDDLFDRFESGAELLKDYQDKF
- a CDS encoding DUF2489 domain-containing protein translates to MSTTLILLGFIIIVALSSYATFLLLKLKQQKQRQQALTAEREAAANAKRAQVLEDIRYIATAMIDDRCEISEGVVRIGRLFEILSLSERVAPEFPAFFQHFELIKDHPIMEARQALPKQERMKLDFVRMKSEAELAEGITADAKKLSSYQLKAPH